AGATGCAATCCCAGTAGTTATAAAGACTCTAATATATAGCACTTAAAGTCCTATATTTCTATAATAGTTACCTAAAAATAAGAAAATCTTAAATTAATTATATTTATATATTGTAATGACAGTTAGCAATTATACAATGTTACCAGTGTCTAAGCCATTATTTTCTAAATAAATTTTATAATCTGTAAGCTGTAAATAGCAAACTGTAAATGTGAAGCTATGCAAGTTGTAAGGGATGATGAAATTTTATCCAACTGTGAACTGTAAATGGTTAACTGTTAACTGAATTAAGGGAGTGGTTAAAATGAATAATGAATTAAAAAAGACACTTAAACCAATACAACTTTGGAGCATAATAGTTGGAATGGTTATATCAGGAATGTATTGTGGGTGGAATAATGCTTTAGATTTTACAAGTCCAGTTGGATTTATTATAGCAATTTTAATTGTTACAGTTTTTTATACTACATTTATGTTTAGCTATGCGGAGCTTTCTACTGCAATTCCTCATGCTGGGGGAGCTTCAGAATATGCTTCCAGATCACTTGGTAAGTTTGGTGGATTTATTGCTGGATTTTCATGTTTAGTAGAATTTTTGTTTGCAACACCAGCAATAGCAATATCAATAGGAGCATATATTAACTTTTTAATACCAGCAGTTCCAGCTGTTGCAGCAGCTTTAGTAGCATATGCAATATTTGTGCTTATAAATTGTTTTGGTATTGAAGCAGCTGCTAAGGTAGAACTTATTGTTACTATAGTTGCAATAGGTGGATTAATTTTATTTATGGGAGCAGGTGCACCTCATATTGAAATGAGTAACATTTTTGGAGGAGATATTTTTAAGGGTGGTTTTAATGGAATCTTTGGTGCAATACCTTTTGCAATTTGGTTTTATTTAGCTGTTGAAGGTGGAGCTATGTCTGCTGAAGAATGTGCAAATCCTAAAAAGGATGTTCCAAAAGGCTTTATTTTAGGAATTGTTACTCTTGTTATATTAGCTCTTGGGACATTCTTTGTTGTAGTTGGAATTTCAGATCTTAGCACTTTAGCTGCATCAGGCTCACCATTACCAGATGCCTTACAAAGAGTATATGGAGATGGTCTAATATCGAATGGAATGAGTTTTATTGGATTATTTGGACTGGTAGCAAGTTTACATGGAATTATAATTGGTTATTCAAGACAGGCTTTTGCAATGTCTAGATCTGGATATTTACCTAAATTTCTATCAAATACAAAT
The window above is part of the Clostridium saccharoperbutylacetonicum N1-4(HMT) genome. Proteins encoded here:
- the eat gene encoding ethanolamine permease, translated to MNNELKKTLKPIQLWSIIVGMVISGMYCGWNNALDFTSPVGFIIAILIVTVFYTTFMFSYAELSTAIPHAGGASEYASRSLGKFGGFIAGFSCLVEFLFATPAIAISIGAYINFLIPAVPAVAAALVAYAIFVLINCFGIEAAAKVELIVTIVAIGGLILFMGAGAPHIEMSNIFGGDIFKGGFNGIFGAIPFAIWFYLAVEGGAMSAEECANPKKDVPKGFILGIVTLVILALGTFFVVVGISDLSTLAASGSPLPDALQRVYGDGLISNGMSFIGLFGLVASLHGIIIGYSRQAFAMSRSGYLPKFLSNTNSKGAPAHAIVIMSLIGMIFVLTGQTAVIIVISSFGAVALYIISMISLFILRRKEPKLNRPFKVAYPIVPAIALSIAFVFLIALIVSNFSTVLWVAGAYILAIAYYFVYSKIQQTANEEEIKGKLDGEIV